Proteins co-encoded in one Betaproteobacteria bacterium genomic window:
- the tolQ gene encoding protein TolQ → MNFTTDLSIVHLVTNASFTVQLVMLLLLVLSLFSWLFIFQKMFGIRAAKLQTEEFEKAFRNAQTSADLNALLQKAANHGAKASSIERICLAGYREFARLRRQPGQSTAGVMDGVRRAMRATYQREMDHIEAYLNFLATVGSVSPYIGLFGTVWGIMNSFRGLANVGQATLANVAPGIAEALVATAIGLFAAIPAVIAYNHYARDVDRLANRFESQMEEFQNLLLRAPQS, encoded by the coding sequence ATGAACTTCACGACCGATCTCTCCATCGTCCACCTGGTGACCAACGCGAGCTTCACGGTCCAGCTCGTGATGCTGCTGCTGCTGGTGTTGTCGCTGTTCTCCTGGCTCTTCATCTTCCAGAAGATGTTCGGCATCCGCGCCGCCAAGCTGCAGACGGAGGAGTTCGAGAAGGCGTTCCGCAACGCCCAGACCTCGGCCGACCTCAACGCGCTGCTGCAGAAGGCCGCCAACCACGGCGCCAAGGCGAGCAGCATCGAACGCATCTGCCTCGCCGGCTACCGCGAATTCGCGCGGTTGCGCCGGCAGCCCGGCCAGAGCACGGCGGGGGTGATGGACGGGGTGCGCCGCGCCATGCGGGCCACCTACCAGCGAGAGATGGATCACATCGAGGCGTACCTCAACTTCCTCGCCACGGTCGGCTCCGTGAGCCCGTACATCGGCCTGTTCGGCACGGTGTGGGGCATCATGAATTCGTTCCGCGGGCTCGCCAACGTGGGCCAGGCAACGCTGGCCAATGTGGCACCCGGCATCGCGGAGGCGCTGGTGGCCACCGCCATCGGCCTGTTCGCGGCCATTCCGGCCGTCATTGCCTACAACCACTACGCCAGGGACGTGGACCGGCTGGCGAACCGGTTCGAAAGTCAGATGGAAGAATTCCAGAACCTGCTGCTGCGCGCACCGCAATCCTGA
- the ybgC gene encoding tol-pal system-associated acyl-CoA thioesterase — translation MHAQAPAHATAVRVYFQDTDAGGIVYHGRYLDFFERCRMDWLRALEFPIRVLERDHGVVFIVHELRVTYLRPARLEDDLAVELELAGLKGARLELRQSVIRGTDTLVSAEVHLACVDCAGLRPARIPVSLRERLAGPGRRLSGTSNTTSTTP, via the coding sequence ATGCATGCCCAGGCTCCCGCGCATGCGACCGCGGTGCGCGTCTATTTCCAGGACACGGACGCGGGCGGCATCGTGTACCACGGGCGCTATCTCGATTTCTTCGAGCGGTGCCGGATGGACTGGCTGCGCGCGCTCGAGTTTCCCATCCGCGTCCTCGAGCGCGATCACGGTGTCGTGTTCATCGTGCACGAGCTGCGCGTGACGTATCTGCGGCCGGCCCGGCTGGAGGACGATCTCGCTGTCGAGCTGGAGCTCGCAGGCCTCAAGGGAGCGCGGCTCGAACTGCGCCAGAGCGTCATTCGCGGTACCGATACGCTCGTGTCAGCCGAAGTGCACCTCGCGTGCGTTGATTGCGCCGGATTGCGGCCGGCGCGCATTCCCGTGTCGCTGCGCGAGCGGCTCGCGGGGCCTGGCCGGAGGCTTTCCGGGACCTCCAACACCACCTCGACAACCCCATGA
- the ruvB gene encoding Holliday junction branch migration DNA helicase RuvB: protein MIETDRLIAPSVLGQPEETFERALRPRQLDEYVGQEKIRDQLSIFIEAARARREALDHVLLFGPPGLGKTTLAHIVAREMGVNLRQTSGPVLERAGDLAALLTNLEPRDVLFIDEIHRLSPVVEEVLYPALEDYQIDIMIGEGPAARSVKLDLPPFTLVGATTRAGMLTNPLRDRFGIVARLEFYTPEELARIVTRSARLLEAEIGDDGAMEIASRSRGTPRIANRLLRRVRDYAQVRADGRISRAVADAALSMLDVDPHGLDLMDRKLLLAVLEKFGGGPVGVDNLAAAIGEERDTIEDVLEPYLIQQGFLQRTPRGRMATLVAYRHFGLAAPSKAGAPDLWSEN, encoded by the coding sequence ATGATCGAAACCGACCGGCTCATCGCGCCGTCCGTCCTTGGCCAGCCCGAGGAAACCTTCGAGCGCGCCCTGCGTCCTCGCCAGCTCGACGAATACGTCGGCCAGGAAAAGATCCGCGACCAGCTTTCGATCTTCATCGAGGCGGCCCGCGCGCGCCGCGAAGCGCTCGATCATGTCCTCCTGTTCGGTCCGCCCGGGCTTGGCAAGACGACCCTCGCGCACATCGTCGCCCGCGAAATGGGCGTGAACCTGCGCCAGACATCGGGCCCCGTGCTGGAACGGGCGGGAGACCTCGCGGCGCTGCTCACCAACCTCGAACCCCGCGACGTGCTGTTCATCGACGAGATCCACCGTCTTTCCCCGGTCGTGGAGGAGGTTCTCTATCCGGCGCTGGAGGACTATCAGATCGACATCATGATCGGCGAAGGTCCCGCAGCCCGGTCGGTGAAACTCGATCTCCCGCCGTTCACCCTGGTGGGTGCCACCACGCGCGCAGGCATGCTGACCAACCCGCTGCGCGACCGTTTCGGAATCGTGGCGCGGCTGGAGTTTTATACGCCCGAGGAGCTGGCCCGCATTGTCACCCGGTCCGCGCGTCTGCTGGAGGCGGAGATCGGCGACGACGGCGCCATGGAAATCGCCTCACGGTCGCGCGGCACGCCGCGGATCGCCAACCGGCTGCTGCGCCGCGTCCGCGATTACGCCCAGGTGAGGGCGGACGGACGGATCTCCCGCGCCGTCGCCGATGCCGCGCTTTCCATGCTGGACGTGGATCCCCACGGCCTCGATCTCATGGATCGCAAGTTGCTGCTGGCCGTGCTGGAGAAGTTCGGCGGCGGGCCGGTGGGTGTGGACAATCTGGCCGCGGCGATCGGCGAGGAGCGCGACACCATCGAGGACGTCCTGGAACCCTATCTCATTCAGCAGGGGTTTCTGCAGCGGACGCCGCGCGGCCGCATGGCGACCCTGGTGGCCTACCGGCACTTCGGGCTGGCCGCGCCGTCCAAGGCGGGCGCACCTGACCTGTGGTCGGAAAACTGA
- the ruvA gene encoding Holliday junction branch migration protein RuvA — MIARLHGRLAEKHPPTIVIDVNGVGYELDVPMSTFYHLPATGADVTLLTHMIVREDAHLLFGFATDGERQLFRQLLKITGIGARTALALLSGMSVEEVHAAVAQQDSARLTRIPGIGKKTAERLLLELKDKLSLVPAVVAAGASAPSGSDALNALVALGYSDKEAKAALAKLAPDLPVQDAIRQSLRILARVQ, encoded by the coding sequence ATGATTGCGCGCCTGCACGGCCGGCTGGCCGAAAAGCACCCGCCCACGATCGTGATCGATGTGAACGGCGTGGGATACGAACTCGACGTGCCGATGAGCACGTTCTATCACCTGCCCGCGACGGGTGCCGACGTGACGCTGCTCACCCACATGATCGTCCGCGAGGATGCGCATCTGCTGTTCGGGTTCGCCACCGACGGCGAGAGGCAGCTCTTCCGCCAGTTGCTGAAGATCACCGGCATCGGGGCGCGCACCGCGCTCGCCCTTCTGTCCGGCATGTCCGTGGAGGAAGTGCATGCGGCAGTGGCGCAGCAGGACAGCGCGCGGCTCACGCGGATTCCCGGCATCGGCAAGAAGACGGCGGAGCGCCTGCTGCTGGAGCTGAAGGACAAGCTGAGTCTCGTGCCTGCGGTGGTCGCGGCCGGAGCATCCGCTCCATCGGGAAGCGATGCGCTCAATGCCCTGGTCGCGCTGGGCTACAGTGACAAGGAGGCGAAGGCGGCGCTGGCCAAACTGGCGCCCGACCTGCCCGTGCAGGACGCCATCCGGCAGTCCCTGCGCATTCTGGCGCGCGTCCAGTGA
- the ruvC gene encoding crossover junction endodeoxyribonuclease RuvC, whose protein sequence is MPATAPGADAVVRILGIDPGLRITGFGLIEKRGQKLAYLTSGCIRTNESASLPDRLKTILDNLGQVIAEGAPQQVAVEKVFVNVNPQSTLLLGQARGAAICAAVERGLPVAEYTALQVKQAVVGNGHAKKEQVQAMVGRLLALPGQPSADAADALACAICHAHGGLGLGALPTAGYRVRGGRLV, encoded by the coding sequence ATGCCCGCGACGGCTCCCGGTGCCGATGCAGTCGTCCGCATTCTTGGCATCGACCCGGGACTGCGGATCACCGGGTTCGGATTGATCGAAAAGCGCGGCCAGAAGCTCGCGTATCTCACGAGCGGCTGCATCCGGACGAACGAGAGCGCGTCGCTGCCGGATCGGCTCAAGACCATCCTGGACAATCTCGGGCAGGTGATCGCGGAAGGCGCTCCCCAGCAAGTGGCGGTGGAAAAGGTGTTCGTCAACGTGAACCCCCAGTCCACTCTCCTTCTCGGGCAGGCCCGGGGCGCGGCCATCTGTGCGGCGGTCGAGCGCGGCTTGCCGGTGGCGGAGTACACGGCGCTGCAGGTGAAGCAGGCGGTCGTGGGCAACGGGCATGCGAAGAAGGAGCAGGTGCAGGCCATGGTGGGCCGGCTGCTCGCGCTGCCGGGGCAGCCATCCGCCGATGCTGCCGATGCCTTGGCGTGTGCCATCTGTCACGCGCACGGCGGCCTGGGCCTCGGGGCGCTGCCCACAGCCGGGTACCGCGTGCGCGGCGGCAGGCTGGTCTAG
- a CDS encoding YebC/PmpR family DNA-binding transcriptional regulator, whose amino-acid sequence MAGHSKWANIKHKKAATDAKRGKIFTRLIKEITVSARLGGGDANSNPRLRLAIDKARDQNMPKDTIENAIKRGSGQLDGVNYEEIRYEGYGIGGAAVIVDCMTDNRTRTVAEVRHAFAKHGGNLGTDGSVAFLFKHCGQLVLAPGASEDKVMEVAIEAGAEDVVSNDDGSMEVITAPNNDFVAVKEALEKAGLKPEFAEVIMKPTTENAMSGDDAVKMQKLLDVLESLDDVQEVYTTAVMDE is encoded by the coding sequence ATGGCAGGACACAGCAAGTGGGCCAACATCAAGCACAAGAAGGCCGCGACCGACGCCAAGCGCGGCAAGATCTTCACCCGGCTCATCAAGGAAATCACCGTTTCTGCCCGGCTGGGGGGCGGTGATGCCAACAGCAATCCGCGGTTGCGGCTGGCGATCGACAAGGCGCGCGACCAGAACATGCCCAAGGACACGATCGAGAACGCGATCAAACGGGGCTCGGGCCAGCTCGATGGCGTCAACTACGAGGAGATCCGCTACGAGGGCTACGGCATCGGCGGTGCCGCCGTGATCGTCGACTGCATGACGGACAACCGCACCCGGACCGTGGCGGAGGTCCGGCACGCATTCGCGAAGCACGGCGGCAATCTGGGCACCGACGGATCCGTGGCCTTCCTCTTCAAGCACTGCGGCCAGCTCGTGCTGGCTCCCGGCGCCAGCGAGGACAAGGTGATGGAAGTCGCCATCGAGGCGGGCGCCGAGGATGTCGTGTCGAACGACGACGGATCCATGGAAGTCATCACCGCGCCCAACAACGACTTCGTTGCGGTCAAGGAAGCGCTGGAGAAGGCCGGTCTCAAGCCGGAGTTCGCGGAAGTGATCATGAAGCCCACGACCGAGAACGCGATGTCGGGCGACGATGCGGTCAAGATGCAGAAACTGCTGGACGTCCTCGAAAGCCTGGACGACGTGCAGGAGGTCTACACCACCGCCGTGATGGACGAGTGA
- a CDS encoding DUF853 domain-containing protein encodes MPEPMLIAKSERDLHLLPGLANRHGLITGATGTGKTVTLQRIAEQLSANGVPVFMADVKGDLSGLSQAGAWNPKLKERAEKLGMGDLAFSGFPVTFWDVWGEKGHPVRATISEMGPLLLGRMLNLNDTQQGVLTLTFKIADDNGLLLLDLKDLRAMIQFVGENAKEFTVSYGNVSAASIGAIQRGLLELEQQGGDRLFGEPALNIDDLLQTGAKGRGTINILAADRLMQMPKIYATFLLWLLSEMFEQLPEVGDPDKPKLVFFFDEAHLLFNDAPRALLEKIEQVVRLIRSKGVGVYFVTQNPLDVPETVLGQLGNRVQHALRAFTPRDQKAVKTAATTLRANPRLDTEQAITELGVGEALVSFLDEKGRPEIVERAFVCPPSSRIGPATDAERRKAIDESPVFGVYEKVVDRESAYEKLRDRRETAPPAEQAGTGATRQTTAAPSDGGVMGGLRDILFGSTGPRGGRREGVIDAAAKSVARTIGSSVGREIVRGVLGSILGGTRRR; translated from the coding sequence ATGCCCGAGCCCATGCTCATCGCCAAGTCCGAACGCGATCTCCACCTGCTGCCGGGGCTCGCCAACCGGCACGGTCTGATCACGGGCGCCACCGGCACGGGCAAGACCGTCACCCTGCAGCGCATCGCGGAGCAGCTCTCCGCGAACGGCGTTCCCGTCTTCATGGCCGATGTGAAGGGCGATCTCTCCGGCCTGTCCCAGGCGGGCGCCTGGAACCCGAAGTTGAAGGAGCGCGCCGAGAAACTGGGCATGGGCGATCTCGCCTTCTCCGGGTTTCCCGTCACCTTCTGGGACGTGTGGGGGGAGAAGGGCCACCCCGTGCGCGCGACCATCTCCGAGATGGGTCCGCTGCTGCTGGGGCGCATGCTCAACCTGAACGACACGCAGCAGGGCGTGCTGACCCTCACCTTCAAGATCGCGGACGACAACGGCCTGCTGCTGCTGGACCTCAAGGATCTGCGCGCGATGATCCAGTTCGTCGGCGAGAACGCGAAGGAGTTCACCGTCTCGTACGGCAACGTCTCGGCCGCCTCCATAGGCGCCATCCAGAGGGGCCTGCTCGAACTGGAACAACAGGGAGGCGACCGGCTCTTCGGAGAGCCCGCGCTCAACATCGACGATCTGCTCCAGACCGGCGCGAAGGGCCGCGGAACGATCAACATCCTGGCGGCCGACCGGCTGATGCAGATGCCCAAGATCTACGCCACGTTCCTGCTGTGGCTCCTCTCGGAGATGTTCGAGCAGCTGCCGGAAGTGGGCGATCCGGACAAGCCGAAGCTCGTGTTCTTCTTCGACGAGGCGCACCTTCTGTTCAACGATGCCCCCAGGGCACTGCTGGAGAAGATCGAACAGGTCGTGCGTCTCATCCGGTCCAAGGGCGTGGGTGTGTACTTCGTCACCCAGAACCCGCTCGACGTGCCGGAAACCGTGCTGGGCCAGCTCGGCAACCGCGTGCAGCATGCGCTGCGTGCCTTCACCCCCCGCGACCAGAAGGCGGTCAAGACGGCCGCGACGACGCTGCGCGCGAATCCCAGGCTGGACACGGAACAGGCCATCACGGAACTGGGCGTGGGTGAGGCGCTCGTGTCGTTCCTCGACGAGAAAGGGCGGCCGGAGATCGTCGAGCGGGCCTTCGTCTGCCCTCCGTCCAGCCGCATCGGCCCGGCCACCGACGCCGAGCGGCGCAAGGCGATCGACGAATCCCCGGTCTTCGGCGTCTACGAGAAGGTCGTGGACCGCGAGTCCGCCTACGAGAAGCTGCGGGATCGCCGCGAGACGGCGCCACCCGCAGAGCAGGCCGGGACCGGCGCAACGCGTCAGACCACGGCTGCGCCAAGTGACGGCGGAGTGATGGGCGGCCTGCGCGACATCCTGTTCGGGTCCACCGGTCCCCGGGGCGGCCGTCGGGAAGGCGTGATCGATGCGGCGGCGAAGAGCGTCGCACGCACCATCGGATCCTCCGTGGGGCGGGAGATCGTCCGGGGCGTGCTGGGTTCGATTCTCGGAGGCACGCGCCGCCGCTGA
- a CDS encoding EamA family transporter yields the protein MRRRRASHAPSDPPWGGRSSGACWVRFSEARAAADPAPAIPTLTQASTAERHAAIGSLFVFTAAVAFSGKSVLIKLAYGYGVDATALFALRQIFSAPFFAFLAWWSRNPAAEHAGVTRGDWLRLAGLGLLGYYVAALLDFLGLEYVGASLERLILFLYPTVVLVLSAWWLKTRIRPVQLVALPMSYAGIGLVFFEHLQGQAPGGHLLLGGSLVFASAIAYSVYLIGSSRVVHRFGAVRFTSWAMLAATAAGITQFALTHGVDALRLPLPVYGLAAIMAIFSTVLPAILMSEGLRRVGANQAALIGTIGPVVTMLLSAVFLGERMGPAQIAGSLLVLAGVLLVSLRRGGPPG from the coding sequence ATGCGGCGGCGAAGAGCGTCGCACGCACCATCGGATCCTCCGTGGGGCGGGAGATCGTCCGGGGCGTGCTGGGTTCGATTCTCGGAGGCACGCGCCGCCGCTGATCCCGCGCCGGCGATTCCGACGTTGACCCAGGCTTCCACCGCCGAGCGGCACGCCGCCATCGGCTCGCTGTTCGTTTTCACCGCGGCCGTCGCCTTCTCGGGCAAATCCGTTCTCATCAAGCTCGCCTATGGGTACGGCGTGGATGCGACGGCTCTTTTCGCCCTGCGGCAGATCTTCTCCGCGCCGTTCTTCGCCTTTCTCGCATGGTGGTCGCGCAATCCCGCGGCCGAGCACGCCGGCGTCACCCGCGGAGACTGGTTGCGGCTTGCCGGACTGGGACTGCTCGGCTACTACGTGGCGGCGCTGCTCGATTTCCTCGGGCTGGAGTACGTGGGCGCGAGTCTGGAGCGCCTCATATTGTTCCTGTACCCCACGGTCGTCCTGGTCCTCTCCGCATGGTGGCTCAAGACGCGGATCCGTCCCGTGCAGCTCGTGGCACTGCCCATGAGCTATGCCGGCATCGGTCTGGTGTTCTTCGAACATCTGCAAGGCCAGGCCCCGGGCGGCCACCTGCTGCTCGGAGGGAGTCTGGTCTTCGCCAGCGCCATCGCATATTCGGTCTACCTGATCGGATCGAGCCGGGTGGTTCACCGCTTCGGCGCCGTCCGCTTCACTTCCTGGGCCATGCTGGCGGCCACGGCCGCCGGCATCACCCAATTTGCCCTGACCCACGGAGTCGATGCGTTGCGGCTCCCCCTCCCCGTGTATGGCCTGGCGGCGATCATGGCGATCTTCTCCACCGTGCTGCCAGCCATCCTGATGTCGGAAGGCCTCCGGCGGGTCGGTGCCAATCAGGCGGCCCTTATCGGCACGATCGGTCCGGTCGTGACCATGCTTCTCAGTGCGGTCTTTCTGGGGGAGCGGATGGGGCCGGCCCAGATCGCCGGCTCGCTGCTGGTGCTCGCCGGAGTCCTGCTCGTCAGCCTTCGCAGAGGCGGGCCCCCGGGGTAG
- a CDS encoding methyl-accepting chemotaxis protein, whose amino-acid sequence MNALFSPAVGLMNRLPYLGKLALLACLFGVVNCTFLAELMISKWQTIRDSQREVAGVQVLTPLTHLVHDLQQHRAHAVAALDGNAAMAAKVPEKRSAVDAGFQAVEAVDRNGTGNLEIAVNLADLKSRWNGIASGSKDPSENFKAHTELIANVIALMNIVGDRSSLSYESDVLSNQLGALSARHVPELAESYARLRGLGTRFLSDGVLTTEESGQLSVLLLSVQGREQRLAHVSGELSPQRPELARQVESLLPKLAQARADVEKALDAAKRGSALPAPEYFQLASAPVSLVEQLSELSLPALTSVMNDRLSKTWASMWLHIAFAVVASIAVLYLLTGFYLSTHRSFDELGRSAEAFAKGDFSRRIKAESRDEVAVIVHQFNKMADGIGELLQEVQRGVRTLNETSAQLSRASMQVTQASHRQSDAAQSTASAVEQMSVSISHVAESVESSVETSQRARELSETGESVVRVAAQEIMEMAGAVRNSSALIEQLSEHSSRVSGIVRVIRDVADQTNLLALNAAIEAARAGEMGRGFAVVADEVRKLAERTAHATSEIAAVIENIEQGTRNSVDGIQNATARVDSGVEQANRAAAALAEIHGGTSVTLERIASIAAAAREQRETSHEIAINVESIARMAEENEHTVREIEGAAHNVEQQAAALAGLMQRFRTAA is encoded by the coding sequence ATGAATGCCCTGTTCTCCCCTGCCGTCGGCCTGATGAACCGGCTGCCCTACCTCGGAAAGTTAGCTCTGCTTGCCTGTCTGTTCGGCGTGGTGAACTGCACTTTCCTCGCGGAACTGATGATCTCCAAGTGGCAGACCATCCGTGACTCGCAGCGGGAGGTCGCCGGCGTCCAGGTGCTGACACCGCTCACGCATCTCGTCCACGATCTGCAACAGCATCGCGCCCATGCCGTCGCGGCCCTCGACGGCAACGCGGCGATGGCGGCCAAGGTTCCGGAGAAGCGCAGCGCCGTGGATGCCGGTTTCCAGGCCGTCGAGGCAGTGGACAGGAACGGCACGGGCAATCTGGAGATCGCCGTGAATCTGGCGGATCTCAAGTCACGGTGGAACGGCATCGCCTCGGGCAGCAAGGATCCCTCCGAGAACTTCAAGGCACACACGGAACTGATCGCCAACGTGATCGCGCTCATGAACATCGTGGGCGACCGGTCGAGCCTGTCCTACGAGTCGGACGTCCTGAGCAACCAGTTGGGCGCCCTTTCGGCGCGCCACGTGCCCGAACTGGCCGAGTCCTACGCGAGGCTCCGTGGCCTGGGCACGCGATTTCTGTCCGACGGCGTCCTGACCACGGAAGAGTCGGGCCAGCTTTCCGTTCTGCTGCTTTCGGTCCAGGGGCGCGAACAGCGCCTCGCACACGTCTCGGGTGAGCTTTCCCCGCAGCGGCCGGAACTCGCGCGGCAGGTGGAATCCCTTCTGCCCAAGCTGGCACAGGCCCGTGCGGACGTCGAAAAGGCCCTCGATGCGGCCAAACGCGGAAGCGCCCTTCCGGCGCCCGAATACTTCCAGCTCGCGAGCGCTCCGGTGAGCCTGGTCGAGCAGCTGTCCGAACTGAGCCTTCCCGCATTGACCTCCGTGATGAACGACCGGCTCTCCAAGACCTGGGCATCCATGTGGCTGCACATCGCGTTCGCCGTGGTCGCCAGCATTGCAGTCCTGTATCTGCTGACCGGCTTCTACCTCTCCACTCACCGGAGCTTCGACGAGCTGGGCCGCTCCGCCGAAGCATTTGCCAAGGGAGATTTCTCGCGCCGCATCAAGGCGGAATCCCGTGATGAAGTCGCCGTCATCGTGCACCAGTTCAACAAGATGGCCGACGGAATCGGCGAACTGCTGCAGGAAGTGCAGCGCGGCGTGAGGACACTGAACGAGACGTCCGCCCAGCTTTCGCGCGCATCGATGCAGGTCACTCAGGCGTCACACCGCCAGAGCGACGCGGCGCAGTCCACCGCCAGCGCCGTAGAGCAGATGAGCGTAAGCATCAGCCACGTGGCGGAAAGCGTCGAAAGCTCGGTGGAAACGTCCCAGCGGGCGCGGGAACTGTCGGAAACCGGCGAGAGCGTGGTGCGCGTGGCGGCCCAGGAAATCATGGAAATGGCCGGCGCCGTGCGCAACTCCAGCGCGCTCATCGAACAGCTGTCCGAGCACTCCAGCCGCGTGAGTGGCATCGTACGGGTGATCCGCGATGTCGCCGACCAGACCAATCTGCTCGCCCTGAACGCCGCCATCGAGGCAGCCCGGGCGGGTGAGATGGGGCGCGGCTTCGCGGTCGTGGCGGACGAAGTACGCAAGCTCGCCGAACGGACGGCCCACGCCACGAGCGAGATCGCCGCGGTCATCGAGAACATCGAGCAGGGCACCCGGAACAGCGTGGACGGCATCCAGAACGCCACGGCCCGCGTCGACAGCGGTGTGGAGCAGGCGAACCGCGCAGCGGCCGCGCTGGCCGAGATCCACGGCGGCACCAGCGTCACGCTGGAACGCATCGCGTCCATCGCGGCCGCTGCCCGGGAACAACGCGAAACCAGCCACGAGATCGCCATCAACGTCGAATCGATCGCCCGGATGGCCGAGGAAAACGAGCACACCGTCCGCGAGATCGAAGGCGCGGCGCACAACGTGGAACAGCAGGCCGCGGCCCTCGCCGGTTTGATGCAGCGTTTCAGGACCGCCGCCTGA
- a CDS encoding MCE family protein: MKAAILLIALPLIMIGLTVYALHARGVFEPSRKVVLLADDVEGVDVGMPIMFSGFPIGTVSRMGLSEDANVWIELAVRERDARWLRTSTVFSLVRPLVGGARLRAESPRMQDPPLPPDAKVRLEVEDAAAALPLAVARVDEVLANIERITRPGSELERTLAHLEAVASRMSGKRGLLSAVTGSDEGAERVLASVDRLNATIASLQTVVRRVDRVVAKAESQVLGPAGITDETRKAVVQFNTGLGELRGAIAKLDATMENARAATVDIKAVTGSAREATVDLAELRSEVDASVRKANDLLREINRKWPFARDERIRLP; encoded by the coding sequence GTGAAGGCCGCGATCCTGCTGATCGCGCTGCCGCTCATCATGATCGGGCTCACGGTGTACGCGCTGCATGCCCGCGGTGTGTTCGAACCCTCCCGCAAGGTCGTCCTGCTTGCCGATGACGTGGAAGGCGTGGATGTGGGAATGCCGATCATGTTCTCCGGGTTTCCCATCGGGACCGTCAGCCGCATGGGGTTGTCCGAGGATGCCAACGTGTGGATCGAGCTTGCGGTGCGCGAACGCGATGCAAGATGGCTGCGGACGAGCACGGTCTTTTCGCTGGTGCGTCCGCTCGTGGGCGGCGCGCGCCTGCGCGCCGAGAGCCCCCGCATGCAGGATCCGCCCCTGCCACCGGACGCGAAGGTCCGCCTCGAGGTGGAGGACGCCGCGGCCGCCCTGCCGCTGGCCGTGGCGCGCGTCGACGAGGTGCTGGCGAACATCGAGCGCATCACCCGGCCGGGCTCCGAACTGGAACGCACCCTGGCGCATCTGGAGGCGGTCGCCAGCCGCATGTCAGGGAAGCGCGGCCTGTTGAGCGCCGTGACGGGCAGCGACGAAGGGGCGGAGCGGGTTCTGGCGAGCGTGGATCGGCTCAACGCGACGATCGCATCGTTGCAGACAGTGGTGCGGCGGGTGGACCGGGTCGTGGCGAAGGCGGAATCCCAGGTTCTCGGTCCCGCGGGCATCACCGACGAGACGCGGAAGGCGGTGGTCCAGTTCAACACCGGCCTGGGCGAACTGCGCGGGGCCATCGCGAAGCTGGATGCCACCATGGAGAACGCGCGCGCTGCGACCGTGGACATCAAGGCCGTGACGGGGAGCGCCCGCGAGGCCACGGTCGACCTCGCGGAGCTTCGGTCAGAAGTGGATGCGAGCGTGCGCAAGGCCAACGATCTGCTGCGGGAGATCAACCGCAAGTGGCCCTTTGCGCGCGACGAGCGGATCAGGCTGCCATGA
- a CDS encoding ABC transporter permease encodes MGTFGEYLARRVTGVERRLLAWVQVFAFARVAIGAVFSRSTYNSATREVLARQIYFTAWQIIGGYAAFVAVFSIVVNHILANAARDFGIYEYALEFTIRAVVLEVVPLMTVLFVALRTGAAITTEVVFMRIRNELGSMEAAGIDPVTLELVPRVIGGTVSVLALTSIGIIVSLLCAHFVVSGYQPWNAPAADIRLVLAKVLDIPGMALLWVKTLLFGLAVTLIPIAEAMHAPRKVFYAPIAVLHGMVRLFFAVMLIETAALVLRYL; translated from the coding sequence ATGGGCACTTTCGGCGAATACCTGGCGCGGCGCGTCACGGGCGTGGAACGCCGGCTGCTGGCGTGGGTCCAGGTGTTCGCCTTCGCCCGGGTGGCGATCGGCGCCGTCTTCTCGCGTTCCACCTACAACAGTGCGACGCGGGAAGTGCTCGCCCGCCAGATCTACTTCACGGCCTGGCAGATCATCGGCGGCTATGCGGCGTTCGTGGCCGTCTTCAGCATCGTCGTCAACCACATCCTGGCCAACGCCGCCCGCGATTTCGGCATCTACGAATACGCGCTGGAATTCACCATCCGCGCCGTGGTGCTGGAGGTGGTGCCATTGATGACCGTGCTGTTCGTGGCGCTTCGTACGGGGGCGGCCATCACGACCGAGGTGGTCTTCATGCGCATCCGCAACGAGCTGGGTTCCATGGAGGCGGCAGGCATCGATCCGGTCACGCTGGAACTGGTGCCCCGGGTGATCGGCGGTACCGTGTCCGTGCTGGCGCTCACCTCCATCGGCATCATCGTGTCGCTGCTGTGCGCGCACTTCGTCGTGTCGGGCTACCAGCCCTGGAACGCACCGGCGGCCGACATCCGGCTGGTGCTTGCGAAGGTCCTCGACATCCCCGGCATGGCGCTGCTCTGGGTCAAGACGCTGCTGTTCGGTCTGGCCGTGACCCTCATTCCCATCGCGGAGGCGATGCATGCGCCCCGCAAGGTGTTCTACGCGCCCATCGCGGTCCTCCACGGCATGGTGCGGCTGTTCTTCGCCGTCATGCTGATCGAGACGGCGGCACTCGTTCTGCGCTATCTGTGA